The nucleotide window CGATCAAATAAGTTTGAACAGGATGTCCTGATTTAAATTGATTTTTATCCATTTATTTTTTAATAAAATATTAATATCTTTTTATCTTCTATTTAAAAATAAAAAAACTTTTCTAACTAGGCGTTTTGTTCTTTAATAATAGAATTACGACAAATTTAAGATTAGAATTTCAAATAAAAGAGTGTTTTGTCTTTTATTATTCTGATTTATGTCATTTGATTTAATGCTTGCCTCCATTTATTATTTTATAGATATGTAAAATTCCAGGAAATATCGCATCCATTGACTCCTCCGCTCCTTTTGTAGAACCAGGAAGTGCAATGACCAATGTCTCACCAATCATTCCGGCAATACTTCTGGAAAGCATTGAATAAGGAGTTCGTAATTGTCCGTAATTTCTAATGGCTTCTGCAACTCCGGGAATTTCTCTTTCTAAAAGCGGACGAACTGCTTCCGGTGTTACATCTCTTTTCGAAAGTCCTGTTCCTCCAGTGATCATTACAAGGGAAATTCCGTTTTGGACGTAAAAGTTTATTTTGCTTTGAATTTCCACAATCTCGTCAGGAATAATGATATAATCATCAATACTCACGAGGTTTTTCTCCAATGCTGAAATAATCGCCTTTCCTGCTTTATCTTCTTTTTTCCCTGCAAAAATACTGTCTGAACAAACTATTACGGAAGCGTTAATTCCCACTCCAGAATCCTTGAGGTCTGATTTACCACCTTTTTTCTCGATCAGTCTGATATTTCTGATTTCTATATTTTTATCAATCGGTTTCAGCATATCATACATTGTGAGTGCCACAACAGAAGCTGAATGCATCGCCTCGACTTCTACCCCGGTTTTATAAATTGTATGAATTTCAGATGTGATATAAATTTCCAAATCTCTGATCTCAAATTGTATGGAAGTATATTCTATCGGAATAGGATGACAATCAGGAATAACATCACTGGTTTTTTTGGCAGCAAATAATCCCGCCGTTTTTGACATCTCAAAAACATTGCCCTTCGGAACAGAATTGTTGACAATCGCATCAATCGTTTCTTGTGAACTAACGCTCAGGACAGCCTCAGCCATAGCTTTTCTGAGGGTATTATTTTTATGAGTAATATTAACCATATACTTATTGCTTATTTTCTTTCCAAGTGTGAGAGTTATCTTCCAGTATTTCTTTGCCCCATAAAGGAACTTCTTTCTTAATCC belongs to Chryseobacterium gleum and includes:
- the moaCB gene encoding bifunctional molybdenum cofactor biosynthesis protein MoaC/MoaB; translated protein: MVNITHKNNTLRKAMAEAVLSVSSQETIDAIVNNSVPKGNVFEMSKTAGLFAAKKTSDVIPDCHPIPIEYTSIQFEIRDLEIYITSEIHTIYKTGVEVEAMHSASVVALTMYDMLKPIDKNIEIRNIRLIEKKGGKSDLKDSGVGINASVIVCSDSIFAGKKEDKAGKAIISALEKNLVSIDDYIIIPDEIVEIQSKINFYVQNGISLVMITGGTGLSKRDVTPEAVRPLLEREIPGVAEAIRNYGQLRTPYSMLSRSIAGMIGETLVIALPGSTKGAEESMDAIFPGILHIYKIINGGKH